One Spea bombifrons isolate aSpeBom1 chromosome 1, aSpeBom1.2.pri, whole genome shotgun sequence DNA window includes the following coding sequences:
- the C1H19orf44 gene encoding uncharacterized protein C19orf44 homolog — MLPRVGVRSSALARAQAQLSGKRVPIKSKDAIDEHQAYMNNLNKKKTALKGVQSSFDDLSDISASEQETERDKQNKTPAKAEERPSRFLKKKQMLIKEESGDSNSNEITQDKRPLPTHAHTTHPRKPDSAALRRLEEIENRHKLRKPQAEISENDSDMWTSDERPFSTRSSSDFSPRGKRFMKKIIYTKEQGPGIPRGGPVEISDDVDKLRNIPKTPRSPSPPSKGYPRRSLQLSPPSHGSPKSLDDLFLRTEDVSSASSNDVKFKLLSLDELFPADGGKKTPRSPSPPSRGSPRRSMRQNHLLKSFTSQSSPPSQGLSRALLPSSYGSPKSIDELFPTDEDVSSASSDEFKLNILSSDDLFPTVDEKNVRKEIQTEKFDTQNAQLSNVQGVVPKKTKSKRLFSRKESSSSEESISVVLTETSGSCEKQPVKYERRANKVKKVTLKDVAVQTRESGFTFHQPHGSRTPDYAAETFFNEPVALADYTVSPELIEALSTNRSMAVALNDMLKQQLHLTRSFVNIARQMYLSSVNSLEREVYHYTTLEETKEYIRQQTSPKWKQHLEVQTEGCYSAAGQMER, encoded by the exons ATGTTGCCCAGAGTTGGAGTGAGAAGTTCAGCATTAGCCCGAGCTCAGGCTCAGCTGTCTGGAAAAAGAGTTCCTATCAAATCCAAAGATGCTATAGATGAACATCAG GCATACATGAATAAcctcaacaagaaaaaaactgcattgAAAGGTGTACAGTCATCATTTGATGACCTAAGTGACATTTCAGCTAGTGAACAGGAGACTGAAAGagacaagcaaaataaaacccCTGCCAAGGCTGAAGAGAGACCTAGCAGGTTCTTGAAGAAAAAGCAAATGCTCATCAAAGAAGAATCAGGTGATTCAAACAGCAATGAAATCACACAAGACAAAAGGCCACTGCCTACCCATGCACACACTACCCATCCAAGGAAGCCAGACAGTGCTGCTCTGAGGAGGTTGGAAGAAATCGAGAACAGACACAAACTAAG GAAGCCACAGGCAGAAATCTCAGAGAATGACTCTGACATGTGGACCTCAGATGAAAGGCCATTTTCTACTAGATCAAGTAGTGACTTTAGTCCTAGAGGAAAAAGATTtatgaagaaaataatttataccAAGGAGCAGGGGCCTGGCATACCCAGAGGAGGACCAGTGGAGATATCAGATGATGTGGACAAGCTGAGGAACATCCCA AAAACACCAAGATCACCATCACCCCCTAGCAAAGGATATCCACGCAGAAGCCTGCAACTCTCACCACCAAGTCATGGCTCACCCAAGTCCCTTGACGATCTGTTTCTCAGAACAGAAGATGTGAGCAGTGCAAGTTCCAATG ATGTCAAGTTTAAGTTATTGAGTCTTGATGAATTGTTTCCAGCTGATGGGGGAAAG aAGACACCAAGATCACCATCACCCCCTAGCAGAGGATCTCCACGGAGAAGCATGCGTCAAAATCACCTGTTAAAAAGCTTCACATCTCAATCCAGCCCCCCTTCCCAGGGGCTTTCAAGGGCACTCTTGCCATCAAGCTATGGCTCACCCAAGTCCATCGACGAGCTGTTCCCCACAGATGAAGATGTTAGCAGTGCAAGTTCTGATG AGTTCAAGTTGAATATATTAAGCTCTGATGACTTGTTCCCAACTGTAGATGAAAAAAACGTGAGAAAG GAGATACAAACTGAAAAATTTGATACACAGAATGCACAGCTATCAAATGTCCAGGGCGTAGtacctaaaaaaacaaagagtaAACGATTATTCAGTAGGAAGGAATCCTCTTCAAGTGAAGAATCCATCTCTGTGGTGCTCACCGAGACAAGTGGTAGCTGTGAAAAGCAGCCTGTAAAGTATGAAAGACGGGCAAACAAAGTGAAGAAAGTAACCTTAAAGGATGTGGCTGTTCAGACCAGAGAATCTGGATTCACCTTTCACCAGCCACACG gatcCAGGACCCCTGACTATGCAGCCGAAACATTCTTTAATGAACCTGTTGCCCTTGCTGATTATACAGTCAGTCCAGAGTTAATAGAAG CATTGTCCACAAATAGGTCGATGGCTGTAGCCTTGAATGATATGCTAAAGCAGCAGCTTCACCTGACTCGGAGCTTTGTGAATATTGCTCGCCAAATGTACCTTTCAAGTGTGAACTCACTGGAGAGAGAGGTGTACCACTACACCACGCTGGAGGAAACCAAGGAG TATATCCGACAACAGACATCTCCAAAATGGAAGCAGCACCTTGAAGTACAAACTGAGGGCTGTTACTCTGCAGCAGGACAAATGGAGCGGTGA